In the Arachis ipaensis cultivar K30076 chromosome B04, Araip1.1, whole genome shotgun sequence genome, ttttcccttttttggcTTTGTTAGTTCTCTGTTGTtctctttcctttccttgttggGGTTTTTAACCCCCGTagatcaccaaaaaaaaaatatgatatgaaAATATTATCTATTTTTATATACTNNNNNNNNNNNNNNNNNNNNNNNNNNNNNNNNNNNNNNNNNNNNNNNNNNNNNNNNNNNNNNAAGTAAAAAttgttatatttaaaatttttattaattaaatatattttaactctttatttattgtattttatgtTAATAAATTATAGTTagaatgttttattttttattttttagtaataaataaaattttaaacatgtCTTTTTTTTCAGAACACATTTGTCATAAAAATATCCTTGCTGAATTTTATAATTGTATTTACAAAATCAAGCAAGTCACAAATATTAAACTTATAAATACACAAAAATGTTATCTATATCTTAGTCTCAACTCATATAATAACATACATTATTCTTATATACCCACTAATCGCAGTTTTCACATTGATTTTAATATAGTAAGTTAAAAATGGAAACAACTATTAAAGAATGTTGAGAAATAATgaggaaggaagaaagaagatatTTGTAATTTGAAATTATTCCACATGTAATTATAGAAACACATGGTCCCTACGATTAAATGCTGTTTGGTTTTGGTATTGGCGTGTTGCCCGTATTGAAAAGACAACAAAAAATATGATGAAAGTAAGGCAATGTTTGTTTCAGAAATTGAAACTGACCCTTTGCATTATTTCAGTGAGGCCTCCCCTGTTGTTTATTAGTactgtatttaaattttttttatttttttaaattaaataaatagaataattattaaaataaataattttaaaaataaaaaaaatatttttaaaattatttattttggtaattattatatttatttaatttataaaaataaaaaatcctagtTTAAGNNNNNNNNNNNNNNNNNNNNNNNNNNNNNNNNNNNNNNNNNNNNNNNNNNNNNNNNNNNNNNNNNNNNNNNNNNNNNNNNNNNNNNNNNNNNNNNNNNNNNNNNNNNNNNNNNNNAAGTGGTTTCTGTTTCTTTGATAAAACAGTAAGCAGTTTGAAATTCTTTTTCAAAGAACACGGTTTTACAATAAAGGATGTGTGTCATATTCTGTAAAAATAGCATACCCTAGCTAATTTGTTTGTATTTAAATACTATTTGTCTGTTATAAATAATTTTTCCTTCAAtcatattttattttgtctctctATATATAAATAGTGATAGTAGAATTTCTTGAGTTAAACCccaaagtggtccctgagattcacgGTTTGCACCAATTTAGTCCCTAACTTACCAATTGCACCATTTATGTCCCCGACTTTGTAAAAATTGCACCAAGGTCGTCCCTAACCACATCTCCGGACAAATTAATGAACGCCGGCCAAGTGAGAAGCCATGCCCGCCcaaccttctttctttcttctcttctctgaaaCCCAGCCCAACCCGCAGACTTCCACACCAACCTTCCGTCCGTCCGTCCGTCCCTACCGCCGGCGACCACCGTCGCTAACCCtccctcctcccttcttccttttctttcttccctaTTTCTCCATTTCTTTCCTCCTGTACGCAACACCCCTGTTCGTGGCGCCACCTCTGTCTGCACCTTCCAGTTCCGGTGAAAACCACCAGCGGCGGCGAAACTCTGTGCCGCTACGACACTACCTCCGCTCCTTACGCTATCTTCTTTTTTCACTCCTCAACGCAGGTTCCATTCCATCCTCTGTgtctgtttcttttttttctaattatttttttatttcagtgCCTTTTGATTCTGCTTTTATTGATCTTGTTAGACTTAGGATAGTTGATTATTTATGTTTCTGGACTGAATGTGTATTGGCTGGTTGAAATTTTTGGATTGATTGATGCTTACATTAAACTGAAATTGCTGTTTATGAATCCTGCATACAACCTGTTCGATAAATTGCCTGAAAGTTAAATCTTATGTCTGATCATCATAGGCTTcaaattttgttttcattaggcATTGTAACTCATATTGTGCAGTTTTCTATAAGTTTTTATGATGATTGAGATTGAATTTTGGTTATGCACTTGGTGAATGTTCTTGCGTAACACCAAATTGAACTGAAATTTTAGAATTCATTCCTTGTTTGGTGTTAGCGAaataaaaggaagaaagaaaaggaagaagggaggagggaGGGTTAGCGATGGTGGTCGCCGGCGGTAGAGCGGACGGACGGACAGAAGGTTGGTGTCGAGGTCTGCAGGTTGGGCTGGGTttcagagaagaagagaagaaagaaagaaggttgGGCGGGCGCCAGGTCACTGCCGGCGTTCATTAATTTGCCCAGAGATGTGGCTAGGGACGACCTTGGTGCAATTTTTACAAAGTCGGGGACATAAATGGTGCAATTGGTAAGTCAGAGACTAAATTGGTGCAAACGGTGAATCTCAAGGACCACTAAATTGGTGCAATTGGTAAGTCAAGgactaaatagaaaaaaaatataaaagttatGGTGGCTAGAATCAAAGTGATTTATGTATAATAATTTAGATATAGAGAAGAAAGCAAAAGTGTGTACAGTAATATTGGTACCACTTACcaccataataataataacaatcatgATTGCTTTCGTTTATTATCAATTGCAATATTATTGAATTAATTAAGATTGTGTGGACCTATATGGTTTCCATTTGagatttttcatttatttattcttttttataaaCCGAATGAATCCGACTAATTCTTTAACCATACGCGAATTATTCACTCGAGGACAAATAATTGTATGcggaatattttttttatttataagttATACAAAACAAGAGTAGCATCGAGAAATGATGATATATACATTATTAGACATATGTTCTACATGTGCACTGTCAGAAAATTAAACAGGGTGCTCTCAACACGCAACAATGGAAGCTATTAATTGCATTTACTACCACACTAcccatcgtcatcatcatcataattgATAATAACTATTGTATCTGCAACATTTATTGTGTGCCTATGAAGCTGTTCCCATAAATTTTGTTCTCTTTGGTTTTTTCCTTCCAGTAATTTACGTGTATAAATTGTTTGAGTTGAGATATTACGTAAAATTATCCTGattgaaaattatatatattttttatatttttcttttgttttaaatCTGTTTAATTTGTACTTTGTAGCACTCTAAATCATTTAGAGATTTTCATGTAAATTATTTAggttataattatttaaatattaactaaattttaataaaaatgttgaCTTTCTaaattttttcaatccaatttagCACACAATAATCTATTTTGTTAGGCAGTTTCTTCTTAAATCGTTGTAACATAAAATAAATCACGTGAAAACTTAAAATACGGTTTAGGATCTAAAAAATTAGACAAATTCAAAGCAAGACAAACATGTATATAATTTTCAGTTAAGGACAATTGCATCATAAATTATCCAGTTTCTCTTTCTTTGTTCCTTTCACAAATGCTCAAGTTCAAATAACGCGTTTCTGACAGCAAATGTTTAACAAAGATAATTGTATTATAATGCTTAATTAACGTGAAGATTATTTTAGTAGGTAATAGTAGTGTgtaaaaatattttgttagttATAAGCAAATTAAAGGTTGCTTgtcctattttaatttattttattaaaaacaaaaaattggcATTTTCTTGCTTATGCATTATATTCTTTTAAATAGTCAACCGTGTTCAGAACTAAGTACTGCAGTGGAGGAAAAattccttgattattttaaacaaaagaaaaaatgctGAAAAGAGTGGAGATTGACTGATCAACAAGGTCGTCTCCAACATCGTCCATTCGGGAGGTAATTGCCTCCCGCTTCTCCTCACCCACTTAGTGTATTCATTAGAGATTCGATTAAGTCCTCCCTCAAAGTCAGGTGGAGCGCTTTCAGCATCACAGCAGCTGTCTTCCCATGGTGTTGGTCTCTTTGTCTTACAATGTTATTCCAAAACTAGTGGTTTTTAAGGAGGAGATTAATTTCCTCAATTGCAACATGCTTTGTTTCCGGCAAAATAAAGAAGATAAACATATTAAGCCAGCAAATAGCAAAAAGATCTCATATTTAAGGTGACAAAGTGACATGAGGAATAACTGTGTCACAAGTGCAGTGAAGATCATGTTGATATAATTGTTCCTCATATCACTCTACCAGCTCAAATATGGGATCTTCTCGCTGTTTGCTGGCTTAATTATCTTTATGAGTATGTTTATCTTCCTTCTCTTGCCGGAAACAAAACAAGTTTCAATTGAGAAAATTAATCTCCTCTTTGAAAATTACTGGTTCGAAGAACAGTGTAGGACAAAGGGACCAACACTATATATGGGACGATAGCTGCTGTTTAAGAGCCTCAATGAAGTTATGCATATTTGAATTGTCAACTGTAAAAAAAGACCTGAAACACCAAGATCATAGCCATAAATAGGTGAAAACGAAAACTTGGTATTACctttatttttcttattgtttAAAATTTCTCCTTGGATATCTGTTTTGTGTTGAAATTTTTGCTAGATTCTTGTGTTTTGACAAAGATTATTTCATTAATTGTAACCTAGTTTACTGGGTAAATGCTATCCAAGTGCAGAATTGAAAGATATGGGTCAAGCTTTAGGTTGTATTATAGTTGGACAATCAAATGTGGCAATTAAGGAACACTTTGGGAAATTTGATGATGTTCTGCAACCTGGGTGTCACTGCTTGCCTTGGTGCCTCGGATACCAGATAGCCGGCGGCCTTTCGCTCCGTGTGCAGCAACTCGATGTCAAATGCGAGACAAAAACCAAGGTTTCTTTTGCTTCCTTTTCCTCCTCCTTCTGTAATATTAGCTCTTCTTTAGATGATATGATCTGTGATCACTTTGCTTTGTGTTCAGAACACTACTGAAAGTTATAATTGGTTAAGAACAACAATTTGCCTATGAGAGATTCTGTGAATTTTAAAACTTCTAATTTTTCAACTGTGatgaattttgcaaagaagtagTACAGTTGCATATTGTTCCCTATGTTATTTCTTTTGATCTATGCTTCAAGAAATTTCCTTGTTCTCCAATATACCTTTTACCTTTTAAGATTTATAAGGTAGGTGTGTATTTTCAATTTGATCTATTTTGAACAATTGTTAAAGGTTAACTCTGATATACTTGTTAGGATAATGTGTTTGTGAATGTGGTTGCTTCTGTGCAATACCGCGCCTTGGCCGATAAAGCATCTGACGCCTTCTATAGGCTCACCAACACAAAGGAACAGATACAGTCATATGTTTTCGACGGTATGTGGAATGATCGATTATTGTGCTTGATTCTGTTTTAGAAATGTTACTTACCTGAAATTAATGCAAGATCACTCCATTAATGGAACTATCTAGTATCTACTGCTTCTATAAAATGCTGCTTATGCTTTTTTTTGTATTTCTTCAGTTATCAGGGCAAGTGTGCCAAAGTTGGAGCTGGATGCTGCCTTTGAGCAGAAGAACGACATAGCAAGGGCCGTCGAAGATGAGCTTGAAAAGGTGTTATTTCGGCCTGCAATTTCAGCTTTTGTTATCATAATCCTTGTCAATTACTTTGTGATTAACAAATTATCTTAAACTCTTGTTTTAGGCCATGTCTGCTTATGGATATGAGATTGTTCAGACCCTTATTGTTGATATAGAGCCTGATGTTCATGTCAAGAGAGCTATGAATGAGATTAATAGGAGAAGCCGAGTCCAAATACCTGTCGGGACTCGGAATAGCTCGACAGCGCCAGGCCATTGTGGATGGACTGAGGGACAGTGTGCTTGAATTCTCCGAG is a window encoding:
- the LOC107635286 gene encoding LOW QUALITY PROTEIN: hypersensitive-induced response protein-like protein 2 (The sequence of the model RefSeq protein was modified relative to this genomic sequence to represent the inferred CDS: inserted 2 bases in 1 codon) → MGQALGCIIVGQSNVAIKEHFGKFDDVLQPGCHCLPWCLGYQIAGGLSLRVQQLDVKCETKTKDNVFVNVVASVQYRALADKASDAFYRLTNTKEQIQSYVFDVIRASVPKLELDAAFEQKNDIARAVEDELEKAMSAYGYEIVQTLIVDIEPDVHVKRAMNEINXGEAESKYLSGLGIARQRQAIVDGLRDSVLEFSENVPGTTAKDIMDMVLVTQYFDTMKEIGASSKSSSVFIPHGPGAVRDVAEQIRDGLLQANASPNLLN